The Tenrec ecaudatus isolate mTenEca1 chromosome 8, mTenEca1.hap1, whole genome shotgun sequence DNA window AGACACATCCCTGTACCGGCCAGCCCTGGAGGAGCTGCGGAGGCAGATTCGTTCCTCTACCACCTCCATGACTTCAGTGCCCAAACCTCTCAAGTTTCTCCGTCCACATTATGGCAAACTGAAGGAGATCTATGAGCACATGGACCCTGGTGAGAATAAGGTAAACACGGTTTCCACAGCTGATGGAGGCCTACTTTAGGAATTTCTTCCTCTTGACTCTGTGGCCAGTGATGTGTCTCCGAGGATGGACAGTTGAGCCTGGTCGAGACctttgggaacaaaaagaggaAGTTTGACTTGGTTGACATGGTTTTTGTCATTTATGTGGGACCTTGGAATTCCATGAGCACAATCTGATCTTTAACTCATGTTTAagcttgggtgtgtgtgtgtgtgtgtgtgtttccacttTCTCTAATATCGCCTGTGCATCTATTTGTTCTATTTAAAAATAGACATTTGCGGCTCACCTGCCTATTGGTTCAACCCCAATCCAGGAAGCGTTGAGCTCTTCCCTAGACTGCTGCAGCAGGCTCCTAAATGGCCTGTGTTCTTCAGCAGCCATAGCGTTCTTTCTAGGTTGTGCGGGCTCTTTTTAAAGTCTTTAATCTGCTcactttttcaaaaccattttattgggagctgataCAGCTATCATACCACTGCACAGTTCATGCTTGAAGCCTTTTAAGCAATTGCTAGTGTCATTGGAATAAAACTCAAGGGTACCTGCCATCTTTGTTCATTCTGTTCCCTAGTTACCACCCTTTTAAACCGTGTTGGTGTAAAAGAGATAGCAATATCAACCTTAGCTTACTGTGAAACTTCGCTTAGATGACGACGGGTCAATTTCTAGTACAGAGGCTGGTGTGTGATTAATGCTTGATTTAGCGGGGAGGGCAGCAAGAGTGCTCTTGGTTCTGTAACGTCACGCTCCCCTTACCTGGGACCGACGGATTTGACTTCTAAGCGTTGATCTCTTCCCAGCGCTTTGCAGCTGACATCATCTCCGTCTTGGCCATGACCATGAGTGGGGAGCGCGAGTGCCTCAAGTACCGGCTGGTGGGCTCCCAGGAGGAGTTGGCGTCATGGGGACATGAGTATGTTAGGTAAGGCCTGTTCTTGAGGAGCCACGGGAGCGGGATCCGTCCAGGGTAAAACACTGAATCCTTGCCCCAGGGGAGTGCTTCCCTTGAAGCTCTGCTCCTTTAACACTGAGGCTGGCCTGGTCACAGGCATCTGGCGGGAGAAGTGGCGAAGGAGTGGCAGGAGCTGGATGAGGCTGAAAAGGCACAGCGGGAGCCACTGTTGACCCTGGTGAAAGAGATTGTGCCCTACAACATGGCCCACAATGCAGAGCACGAGGCCTGTGATTTGCTCATGGAGATTGAGCAGGTGGacatgctggagaaggacatcgatgAGAATGCCTATGCCAAAGTCTGCCTCTACCTCACCAGGTGAGTTTGCACAGTCGGGGGGCTGGGCAAGGGGAGCGCTCCTTATTCCGTGCcattgcctctcctggctctgtgCTCCAAGGGAAGCACCAAGCTGCCATAATTGGTTGATGTCAATTGGTTGACGTCCATGAGCCTCCTCAGGAAGGAGACTTTGTGTCTCTTACCGTCTCAGCATTTGGAGTAAGGCCTGGCATAAAGTAAGCATTTGATGTGTGAATACTTTCAGTCAGTGAGTTAAATGAAGTGAATGAAAGCCTGCTATTTTCTAATTCTTGTCTTCGCCTCACCTTTGTAGTTGTGTGAATTATGTGCCGGAGCCCGAGAACTCAGCCCTCCTGCGGTGCGCCTTGGGTGTATTCCGAAAGTTCAGCCGCTTCCCTGAGGCTCTGAGGTTGGCGCTGATGCTCAATGACATGGAGCTGGTAGAAGACATCTTTAcctcctgcaaggatgtgtacgTGCGGAAGGAGTTGGCAGAGGAGGAGACAAACTATTGGGCGAGGCCTTTACCTGGAGAGCGGGGAGGAGTGGTTTCTGGTTTGGATGGGGcggtggtggggggtgagggcctGCCTGAGGCTGAGCTGCCACGCTGGCTGTCCCCCAGGGTCGTGCAGAAGCAGATGGCGTTCATGCTAGGCCGGCATGGGGTGTTCCTGGAGCTCAGTGAAGATGTAGAGGAGTATGAGGACCTGACTGAGATCATGTCGAACgtgcaactcaacagcaacttttTGGCCTTGGCTCGGGAGGTGaggccctgcccctgccacccAGGTTTTTGGGTCGGTGTCCCACCTCCCTGGCTCTCCCTGGGACAGGTTTGCCTTGGTTAGAATTGCCCTTTGTGGGATAGCCAAGGGGAGTTTGGGGACGAGTGGGGGGAGTGGTTGTGACCCTCTGACTTTTCTTCAGCTGGACATCATGGAGCCCAAGGTGCCCGACGACATCTACAAAACCCACCTGGAGAACAACAGTGGGTAGCCGTCTCCACGTGGGGGAGGATGGGGGCTGTTTGTTACCCCCTTTGTGTTGGGAGtgatctggagccctggtggcacagcgggttatGTGTTCAACCcagcagttgctccttgggagaaagatgaggcttcctgcttctggaaaggtttgcagcctcggaaacccactgggccaGGTCGACTCTGTGGtccagggttgctaggagtcggaactgacgtgatggcaacaagtgtggtTTCTTGGGGATGGAGACGTCCCCTGGGCTTGTTCTCCAGCCACTGTTGGGCACGATAGGACCAGAGACTTGGCTGCCATGCTGGTCCCTTTCTTGTCTTCCTACGCTCCCTTCCTCTGCAGGGTTTGGGGGCAGTGGCTCTCAGGTGGACTCTGCCCGTATGAACTTGGCCTCCTCGTTTGTAAACGGCTTTGTGAACGCAGCCTTTGGCCAGGACAAGCTGCTGaccgatgacggcaacaaatggcTGTACAAGAACAAGGACCACGGTATAATCCCTGGCCCTCCTCACTTGCCTGCCTAGGTTCCTCTGCTCCTCAGAGAGCCCTCGGTAACAGCGCTGTGCTATAAAGCAGGGCTATTTTGGGACTGAGAGATGTTTCCTTGGTATAGGCATGTTGAGTGCAGCTGCGTCTCTTGGCATGATTTTGCTCTGGGATGTGGATGGAGGCCTCACCCAGATTGACAAATACCTGTACTCCTCCGAGGACTACATCAAGGTGGGTCTGGGCACAGCTCACTAATGGAACCCCTTCCTCCCGTGTTTGTAGGGCCCAGTAGTGCCTCCCTTCCCGGTCAGTTCTGCCCAGTTTGTAAATTGAGTCCAACACTACTACAAGGCCCATGTGGCATCTTTTGTAGCAAGGTGGGCGAGTAGGCTGACCATGGGCCTGTGTTCTGTGCAGTCTGGGGCCCTCCTGGCCTGTGGCATTGTGAACTCAGGCGTCCGCAACGAGTGTGACCCTGCTCTGGCTCTGCTTTCCGACTACGTCCTCCACAACAGCAACACCATGAGGCTCGGCTCCATCTTCGGGTAAGGCTCCCTGCTTCTCCTCTGGCAGTGCTCAGCCTGGGGCCTCTGGGGAATAGGACCAGCCCTTCTCCCTCCCTATTGTCAGGCCCCAGCCCCTCCAGTATTTGGTGGGTGGTGAATGTCGAAACAGAATGAATGACCAGACCTCTTTCTGTTCCCTTCCTGCCCTCTTCTCCCGTGTGTGTTGGGGGACGGCCTTTCCCTGGCTTTTGCAGGCTTGGCTTGGCCTATGCTGGCTCAAACCGGGAAGATGTCTTAACACTGCTGCTGCCTGTGATGGGAGATTCCAAGTCCAATATGGAGGTGGGTAGAGGTGGTTGATCGTTTGCGTAAGTAGGAAGGTGCTATGAGTCCTACTTCTGTCTGGGAGAAGTGGTGAACTGTGTGGTGAGAGGGGGCTTCCCTTGGTGAAATCCCTTGGAAGCGGGATCTGAAGCCTCAGGTGCTGTTGAAGCTAAAGAGTTATGTAACAGTAGGTCTTTGGGACTCTCcctagcccccctcccccaggagaaTGGGCCAGCCAGAGCTCACTCTGACCCAACCTAGCTTCGGTTGGGTAGTTCTCAGTATTTTAATCATTGGCCAACCTTTAGTTTTCTCTTTTGACTGTGTCCTTTTAGTGTTAGGCGTCGGATCAGAAAAGTCTCAAGTTCAAATCCCGGTGCATCTGTTTCTGACCTCTGTGATCTTGGCCCAATCACTCAGTTTTGGTAGGCTTTTTCTCACACTGAAGGAACGGTGGCAGAAGATGTTTTGCGAGGTTGCTGTGAGGATTAGATGCTGGTCGTTCGCAAAGCACTTGGCAAATGTCAACCTGTTGTAGTGCCCCAAAAACCCGTCCcgctgagtcagtgttgactcctagtgagcctgtctgcagtttccaaggcagtacagctgtagaggagcagacagcctcgtctttctcccatggagcggctagtgggtttgaactaccagccttgcagttagcagtccagcacttagcTGACAGCATCATCAAAGCTCCTCCAAATGAGTAAGAACTTGGATAAATGGTTGCCACTATTGTTTTCAAAAGGGGCTATTGCCTTGTGTAGCTGTTGAGGCTGCCTTGCCATGGACTGTAGGAACCTGCTGTCTTCAATCAAGCAAGACTGCTAAGTAAACAGAACGATGGATGTCTCTCCAGGTCGCGGGGGTAACAGCCTTGGCCTGTGGGATGATAGCCGTGGGGTCCTGCAATGGAGACGTCACCTCCACCATCCTGCAGACCATCATGGAGAAATCGGAGACGGAGCTCAAGGACACCTACGCTCGCTGGCTTCCTCTCGGCCTGGGCCTCAACCACCTGGGTGAGGGCTCCCTCTGGCTGGGTGGCGGTGTTGGCGTCaggctgggctgggttgggagCCCCTCCCGGGCCCTAGAACACCTTGCTTCCCTTCTGCAGGGAAGGGCGAGGCCATCGAGGCCATCTTGGCTGCACTGGAGGTCGTGTCGGAGCCGTTCCGCAGCTTTGCCAACACTCTGGTAGACGTGTGCGCCTATGCAGGTCTGCGTTGCCTGGTCACTCTCTCGTGCCTCCTTCGTGGCTCTTGCTCCTCGTTCTGTCCCTCTTCGGGTTCTTTAGGTGTCTGTCATTCCCAGAGGGGCTGTTTTCCTTGATGCCTTCTtgtcccccccttccctcccctgctgCAGGCTCTGGGAATGTCTTGAAGGTACAGCAGCTGCTCCACATCtgtagcgagcactttgactccaaggaaaaggaggaagataAAGACAAGAAGGAGAAAAAGGACAAGGACAAGAAGGAAGCCCCTGCCGACATGGGAGCCCATCAGGTTGTGTGGCCTCGGGTGCAGCGGGGCAGCCTCTGAGAAGAGGTGTCCGCGGGGGTCTCGGCAGCCGGGTTGGGCTTGGTGTTTAAAGTCTCTGGGTCTCCCTGTGCATGGAGACGGCAGGAGACTGGGCCGGTGGCAGGGTGGTGACATTGAGCCTGGCGGCAGGGTTGGGGTGTAGGTTTTGTGTCCTTGGCTTAGTGGGTTCTTCAATGGCAGGGTGTCGCTGTGCTGGGCATTGCCCTCATTGCCATGGGGGAGGAGATTGGCGCCGAGATGGCCCTGCGAACGTTTGGCCACTTGGTGAGTATCTGTGGTGGAGGTCGTGGCTGGGCTCCCCTCCGTGCAGTCTGAGGAAGGCGCCACTGGACACTGTCACGGAGCCTCTGCTCACCCAGCAGGCTGTCCCCGTGGCTCAGCTCCTTGCTTGTGGGTGCTTCCGCTGATGACCTCCATGTTGTCTTCTTCCACCAGCTGAGGTATGGGGAGCCCACGCTCCGGCGGGCTGTGCCTTTAGCACTGGCCCTGATCTCGGTTTCAAACCCACGGCTCAATATTCTGGATACCCTGAGCAAATTCTCCCATGATGCCGACCCAGAAGTGTCCTACAACTCCATCTTCGCCATGGGCATGGTGGGCAGTGGTGAGTATCGGGCAGGAAAAAGGTGACCTTGAGGAGAGGGAAGCCAATTTGAGGCCCTGTTGTCAAGAGTCTGTCTAACCTTTTTCAGGTACAAATAATGCCCGTCTGGCTGCCATGTTGCGCCAGTTAGCCCAGTATCATGCCAAGGACCCCAACAACCTCTTCATGGTGCGCTTGGCACAGGTAAAGATAGACCGCTCTTCCTTCGAGCATGCCAAGGGCAGTATCTGTGGTGAAGGCAGAACCTGTCGAGGCAGCAGGGGGACCTGGAGTCTAGACTTGGAAGAGAAGAGGTGGGCGAGTCGTGGGTTGCCTAGGTGGCCGCGCTAGGTGTCGTCTCCACAGGTGTGACTCCCGCGTCCACTTACTCTTGCTCCCCTTGTCTTTTCCCAGGGCCTGACACACCTAGGGAAGGGCACACTCACCCTCTGCCCCTACCACAGTGACCGGCAGCTCATGAGTCAGGTGGCCGTGGCCGGACTGCTCACCGTGCTCGTCTCCTTCCTGGATGTCCGCAACAGTGAGTTCCTGCCCGGGGCTTGGTACCACCCTGGGCACCAGGGGGACTGGGCAGGGGCTTGAGAGACTTCCGTCTCCCACTCTTCGGGTCCGGCCTGAAGAGAGCGTTTCTGCTGAGGCGGGAGAGCCATGTCCGGAGGCTGCGCCTGTGGGGCTGGGGAAGCCCTCCGTGCTCTGACCCTCTGCGGCCTCCCCAGTCATTCTAGGCAAGTCGCACTACGTACTGTACGGGCTGGTGGCTGCCATGCAGCCGCGAATGCTGGTCACCTTCGACGAGGAGCTCCGACCGCTGCCAGTGTCTGTCCGCGTGGGCCAGGTGAGCCTTGGAGAAGGGGTGGCGGGGCTCCAGAACGCTGAGAATGTGGCTGTCCCTGCTCCTCTGAAGCTGCCGGAGCGGTGGGATTGCTGCGGCTCCATCTGGAGTCCCTTCACTGCGTTTCCCCGTAGGCCGTGGACGTGGTGGGCCAGGCCGGCAAGCCCAAGACCATCACAGGGTTCCAGACACACACAACTCCAGTGTTGCTGGCCCACGGCGAGCGGGCGGAGTTGGCTACTGAGGAGTTTCTTCCTGTCACCCCCATTCTGGAAGGTTTTGTTATCCTGCGGAAGAACCCCAACTATGACCTCTAAGTGGGGGACTGTCAGGCCCGGAACTGCAGCTGATGTGTCCGTGGCCACACTACCTGCTGCCAGGTGGACACTGGGCCAGACCTTTGAGGGGGGACTGTTAGCACCTGTGCTTTTGTTACTGCGTGAGAGAACTTTGTTGAATAAAAGACCTTTATGCCCGAGGTCATTCTGCCTCTTTTCTGGGCTAGACtagggagggcagggaggagccCATGTGAGCCTAAAGCTTGAAAAGCCTCTGCCTGAATGGAAGGAATCAAGAGCCCTTTCTCTCCTTCCTAACCAGCTTCTGTGTTGAAGGTCTTAAAGCAGCCATTTCTCCTTAGGAGCCTGAGCCCCCCAGATCTGTTAACTGCAGTGGATCTTCTGGGAAATGCACACCCACAGAACTTTACACGATGATCCCATCATGTGTCACTTTGcagaggcctgtggctcccacacCTCTGCTTTCTCCCACCCCGTCTTCACCCGCAACCAGTGCACCCACATGAGCCCATCACCCCCGACCTTAAGCTAAAGGTCTCTGCTACTCTCTTTTCTGACTCAAGTGCTGTGCTGTAGAATGAGAGGAGCATCTTTACCTCCTGTGACCCTCTGTCCTTGCAAGGCTGCTGTTTGAGAAATTTGATCGCGTTCACATCTTCTGGGCCTCCTCTCAGAAACTGGGTACGAGAAAGCTTGACCCTGACCTCAGTCAAGTAGTGGAAAAAGAGGAGTGGCCACCTGGCTCAGTTATAGGCCTCTTTCCTGGAATGTAATCCTTTGATCTATCTGTAGCACCCCTTCCTGATGGGGTGCTCTGAATAGAGCTACACACTGTGTGGCCCTGACAGAGAATCCGACGCCGTGAGCATCACCCCGGAACTGGCTGCCACTTAGTGGCTCTTCTGTAAGTGTTGGGAGAAGAACCAGTCTGTAGGCCTGCAcgcgcccccacccccctgtaTATGATCGTTTTATTGCGGCTTCACAACTTAACCATGCTGAGATATGAGAGATTGGGAGGTCAGTAACTTGCTCCGGGTAAGTAAGTGGTGGAACCAAGATTGGAACAGAGTAAGCCGTCCATTTGACTAAAGCCCTTGTGCTTACCATGAATCTGCCTCTAGCACAAGATCCTTGCTCTCTAGAGAAGCTGCAACGTTGGGTTGAAGGTCCCCACGGCGTTTCTCTGGCTTGGCGGCCCTGTGTGAAAGCTGATCCTGGGAGTCGGCAGATCGCCTGAGCCCCTCGCCATGAGCTGCTTGTGCCAGTAAAAGCCTCTGTTACCATCTGTATAATGGGGACACAGGATTTCCTTCACTTCAGGTGGTGATGAGGCCACAAGAAACGAGATTGTACAGATGATTTGCTCATAAGCTGCTTGCTGTTTTAAGAGCAAGAAGTTCTCATAATGGCCCATTTGGAAATACACCAATTAATTGCTTTACTCTGACTTGAACCTTATTCTGGTTGGAATGCAACGGTTGAAAAAGCATCCTCTGCATTAAAAGTATACACAATGGTGTGTGGGGAGGCAGACAAATAGTGACAtggaaacagttgtgaggatcagCACTATAGTGGGGAGTGGACAGGGTGTCCTGGAACCATTGGAATAGGGTCTAACTGCTTGGGGTGAGTCTAAAGGTAACTTAGAGGAAGCTGAgacagaaaaatgagactgtccgGAGGAGAAAAAGCATATGGCATTGTGATGGTTCCATTCTGTCAACTTATGCCACCTGTGGATTTAAACGGGAGGAGTCCACCTTACCAAGTCATCCTGAGGATGCCTTCCCAAGGGTTTAGCCTTTCACCAactcctctggttcctcttcACCTACCTGCTTGCTTACATTCTACATCTGGCTCTGCGGTGGGCAGCCCATGTAACCTGCCACGTCTAGAATCTGTTGGCCCCTTGCCATGTTCCTGTGGACCGTGGGTCCAGGCAACTCTGCCCTTACTGGCCTCTGATCTCCCAGCTTCCTGCTTCATCCACCAACAGCCACATGAGTCTGAAACGGCCCCCAGCTAAGACTGGGCCTATGGACCCGGTTGGGCTGCTTTTTTATGTAAAACTCTTGATAGAAAATTCCTTTTATATCACAAAtaccactggttttgtttctctagaaagcaACTTAACAAATGGTAAAGAAGTAGCCAACACAGGGAGGAAACATTTGTTTTCAGAAACCACGCACTGTTTAGTTTGGCTAAGTGTATAGGTGAACACAGGAAAGTGTGGTAGGAGATTTAGCTGGAAACACACTCCAACCAAGTGTAGATGAATGCTGTTATGCCAAGACATTGGCGACATCTAAACTGAGACCACCATGTGAGGAGAGGGGCGCGATCAGCAACGCGCACGAGAAAGGCCAGGAGACCAGGCAAGGAAATGACCCCTGAATCCGAACCGttgcaatggggagggaggaaaggggaaataaagttttgttttttcaaaaaatgatgaagtcactAGATCTTCATGTTTGATTAGCTGTAGTGTGCCAATGGGAAGGAATGCAGACTGACCCGCAGCTTTTCAGTGTGGGCATTTAATTTGGGCACTGTTTCTTAGACATCTGTGGGTGTCTTTGGGGTTGACGTTCGGGACGAAGTCCTATCCGGACATACACCATTTGAGctgccagtgggggggggggtgatcaaGTGAAGAGGCCTTGTCACGACGGGAATCCCAGAGTGAAATCCGAGTTAGGAATGGGCTGGGCAGTCAATTCTCATGAACCAAACCAAATGAAAGGCTTGTAAGGGAAtccattctgattcctagtggccctgtgggacagagtggacctgGCCCTGGGGTGTCTGAGGCTATGGATGGCTCTCCTGTGGCACAGCTGGTAggtctgaactgctaaccttccacTTACCCCAACAAATtacccactatgcccccaggatgATGCCGTCATGCTGAAGAAGGCCGTCATGAATCCATTTGTAGTACCCGGATGAATGAACTTCACAAGAGATGAGAAAGCAGAGAATGAGGCCCTGCGTGATAACCAACTCAACTCAGTGACAGGTGTCACGGAGAACACAGATCCACGTTTTCACTCTTACCATGGTCCCTCCTCCATGGGACTCTTGCTCTTTGGAACTACTGTGCTACCTCTCGTAAAAGAGGTGACTGTTGAGTCTACTTGTCTCTTAATTAGCCCACCCTACAGCCGCGTGCCCGCGtgtgttttaggtgaaagtttaccaagcaaattggTTTTCTACTCAATCATTctttcatacacattttgctgTATCATTGATTACAATCCCCAGAATAAGagcattcttcccacttcctccttgtgtttaccatttctttcttttaaaaatcattttattgaaagctcttacagctcttattccatacatcaactgtagcaagcacatttgtacatatggtgccatcatcattttcaaaacattttctacttgagcacttggtatcagctccttttttccccctccctcccccacccgcccaccctcatgaatccttgatcagttacGTATTGTTATGACTTtgagtcttacactgtccattctttcccttcacccccacatttctgttattcatcctgtTTGGTGGGGGGGTGACCTATatttccaaccttgtgatgggttccccttttctcccccttccccttccccctccccaaccacccCCCCTGCCCTTGTTCCATTTCTATTCACCATttttctattatttaaatttttttatttttattttttttcatggttttttatttatttttttaaaattttattaaaaaacattttattaggggctcatacaactcttatcacaatccatacatatacatacatcaattgtataaaacacatctgtaaatttttttaaattgtaacttaggtggggtttacatttcagatcaactTAACAGTCAGGAACCCAAACCACTAGTCAGACTCCTTCCCCTGTCTTTTTGATCCCTTCTTCCTCCTGAGATTCTCACTCCTGGACAAATGCCCCTTTGCTCTCATATGGTTGATTGTTGGATGGAGTGCAACTCTCGCTAGTGTTTTTGATCACCTTGTAGGTCGATCCATTGGTTGCCAGTTGAACTATGGTGGTTGGTTCAGCTCCAGGTCTAAGGGCCATAGACTTGGTGGGGGGTGCGGGGGATAAAGAGAGATTTCCACCAGTTTCCCTCAGATCAGCAAACCTGGTCTTTATTTATTTGTCTGTTCATTTGTTTTGCGTTTTGGTCCACATTTTGCTACTTCTCTACCCAGGACCTCCTGTAGTCTAGTTTGGGTCTCGGGGTCTTGAGGCCAGGGTTCACGCGGTCccttagtcctttggactaattgtgaccatgtatctttgattttctttgttgTGAATGGgtaatagttgcaccttagatgaccGCTCACAATCTTTTTaaacagattattattttttagttgGGCAAAGGCTTACAGAACATATATCTATAGTTTTGCATTCTTCGTTTCATTCATATTTCGCTGGTTCAGTACAGTCCCTTCAATGCACCACCACCCAGCCTACCTCTGTCCCCTGTCCCTGGCCTCCACTCCCCCTTTTCTCCTAAGCTTTGGGAACttggtccttgggtaaatgcttccTTTGAGCTCAATGGTTGATTATCTCCAGGACTGTGTATCTCTTCTGTTACTGTTCTCCTTCTAActctgaaaaaccaaactcactgccgttcagTTGATTTCCATATATagggaccctctagggcagagtagcactACCTTAcaggtgggcttctgaggctgtgaatcccaCGTTCCAGGAAGCAGTCCgtcatgggtgggtggggggggggggggagaagctttCAAGACCTGGCTGTCGATTCTGGATTTGACTCTGAGACTCAGTCTCTTGATTAGAATGTGAATACTGAGCCAACCTCGTAAGTAGGAGAATGTGAGGGTTAAGTAAGGTCCCATAGGTTAGCTATACCAAGGGACTAGTTCAATGTTTTCTTAACTTGGGTGGAAGCTActtgggaggccttgagtagtacaaatggttaaatgcCTGGCAACGAACTCAAAGATTGGAGGTTTAAACTCAcctaccaaacaaacaaacaaagctccTGTATGCGTTATCTTGGAAGAAGGGCTTGGGAACCTTtggaaagatcacagccttgagcAGTTCATGAACCTTTTTCGACTCTGCATATGTGGGGTCACtgagggttggaattgactctctaACAGCTAGTGGGTTTTTCCTTGTGGGGACACCTGTCACATAAATTGAGATGTTTTGCTGACTGAGCAGAGGACTTGTTCTGTGTACATCATaacaaaccatagataacattgtgaagaatggaggTTCCTCCAGGGAGGGGCAAAAGTTATTCATGAAAAGCCCAGACGAATGATAAAAATGTCAATTCTCCAGACTCTTGCctacagcaaaaaaagaaaaggagaaaaaaattgtgTTGGATGGTTGAAGGGTTTTGAAACCAGGTGTGTGTCGAGATCAAGTCTGAGCTTTTACCACCAAGCTTTCACTCAGTGGTAACAGCCACACTATTGGATTTTGGATATTAAAAAGAGAGCAAAatcaataataatctataatttatcaagggttcatgagggagggaaaaatgaggagctgataccaagggctcaagtagaaagaaaatgctttgaaaatgatgatggcaacatatgtacaaatgcgcttgacacaatggatgtatgtatggattgtgataagagttgtaagagtccccaataaaatgatttaaaacaaacaaacaaaccatattgttgagaatgaggggggttggagcagagactcaaagtccacctgcagacaatgggacattccccaccacagaggggccacagggaagggatgagtcaaccagggcacaacaaaacactggtgaaacaca harbors:
- the PSMD2 gene encoding 26S proteasome non-ATPase regulatory subunit 2; translation: MEDKTPLPQQPPVTAPGGADEKQSGKERRDAGDKDKEQELSEEDKQLQEELEMLVERLGEKDTSLYRPALEELRRQIRSSTTSMTSVPKPLKFLRPHYGKLKEIYEHMDPGENKRFAADIISVLAMTMSGERECLKYRLVGSQEELASWGHEYVRHLAGEVAKEWQELDEAEKAQREPLLTLVKEIVPYNMAHNAEHEACDLLMEIEQVDMLEKDIDENAYAKVCLYLTSCVNYVPEPENSALLRCALGVFRKFSRFPEALRLALMLNDMELVEDIFTSCKDVVVQKQMAFMLGRHGVFLELSEDVEEYEDLTEIMSNVQLNSNFLALARELDIMEPKVPDDIYKTHLENNRFGGSGSQVDSARMNLASSFVNGFVNAAFGQDKLLTDDGNKWLYKNKDHGMLSAAASLGMILLWDVDGGLTQIDKYLYSSEDYIKSGALLACGIVNSGVRNECDPALALLSDYVLHNSNTMRLGSIFGLGLAYAGSNREDVLTLLLPVMGDSKSNMEVAGVTALACGMIAVGSCNGDVTSTILQTIMEKSETELKDTYARWLPLGLGLNHLGKGEAIEAILAALEVVSEPFRSFANTLVDVCAYAGSGNVLKVQQLLHICSEHFDSKEKEEDKDKKEKKDKDKKEAPADMGAHQGVAVLGIALIAMGEEIGAEMALRTFGHLLRYGEPTLRRAVPLALALISVSNPRLNILDTLSKFSHDADPEVSYNSIFAMGMVGSGTNNARLAAMLRQLAQYHAKDPNNLFMVRLAQGLTHLGKGTLTLCPYHSDRQLMSQVAVAGLLTVLVSFLDVRNIILGKSHYVLYGLVAAMQPRMLVTFDEELRPLPVSVRVGQAVDVVGQAGKPKTITGFQTHTTPVLLAHGERAELATEEFLPVTPILEGFVILRKNPNYDL